In Deltaproteobacteria bacterium, the genomic window ACCAACACGGATCGTTGTCGTCCGCAAATTTTTCAGCCTCATTCTTTGTTGGAAAAACGATATCGACAAAGTTCGAAACAGGTAAATCCGTGGTGAATTTTTTACCATCCCAAAAAGCCGCATTAGGGAAAAATCCTTCATGCGCCTCCCAACATATCAGCACAGGATACCACCCGACATAGAGAGGGTTTTTGTCAAAAACACTTATAAATTCAGGCATAACAAGGTCGCTCCACCGGACCGCGAAATCTCCGGCTCAAAATTCAGTTGTCACCGGTCGCGGCCCGGTGAGCTTGTCGTTGGCGGCTGCACCGCGATTATGCCTTGCAAAAACTCGGCTTTTCCGCGGGGCCTTTTTTGCCCTCAGCGATCGCGCCATATTCAAAATCAGGAACATCCATGACCGGCTCGAATTCCAGCACCTTCAATCGACCAATATCAAACCAGCGGGTTTCCCCCAGCGTGTTGTCAGCCGTCATTCCAGGGTGGACGATAGCCTGGACACACCCGTAGAGGTCGAAACTCACGCTGGTCACGACGCCCTTGAATCCGGACACTTTGTCTTCCACTTTCAGCCCGAGCATTCCAATATGTTTGCGAATATTCAACATGATATTTCTCCTTTTCAGCAAGTCGAGACGGGCACGGCCCGCCTATTGATGGGAACATAAAGCCGTCCGGTCGTCCGCATCGATCACGATGGGACGACCGCGTCCGGCGCTGAGAATCTCCACCTGACCAGTGGCCTCTCCAGGATCGGTCACACCGCCTCCCTGATCTCGGCGATCCGCTCCAGCCAGATCTCGGGATGATCGAGCAGCAGCCCAAGCAGACGGGCATCGAGGCGCTCGCCGTGGCCGGCGCGCGGCGATGGCAGGGGATAGCCCGCAAAGAGCTTGGCGGAGATGGCCGTGGGCAAGTCTCCGGGGGCGATGCCGTCGCCCTCGATCACCTCGCGGATGCGGGCAAAAATTTGTTCGTCGGCCAACAGCTTCTGCTCGGCCTCGGAGAGCTGGTCGGCGAGCAGGCCGATTTGCTCCTGCTTGCCCTGGAGGTCGATACCCAGGCGATGGAGCTCGTCGCCCCGCAGCCGGAACAGCATGGCGAGACCTGACGGCGTTGACGCCAAACCACCGGTCAACAACATCAAATCCTCAATGACGGCCTCGGATTGAGCCACGGCCGCCAGGATGTCGTCCGGGGCAAAGGTGGCCGCATCGACCAGCGTGGCCACCTTGTCCAACCACGATGCATGGTCCTTTGACCGCTCTTTCAGGTCGGCCAGATCCCCCACCAAGATCTCGATCTCGCCGGGCAGGTCGGCCGCCGGCCCGGCATGGTCGACCGCCTTGCCGATCCGGACCAGGATATCAGCTTGCGTGAGCAAATCGCCATCGGCAACGGCAACGGCCCCGGAACGTTCAGCGGCCTCCAGCCCGGCGGCGGTTTGGGCCACCGCCAGCACGATCATCTTGTAGGTCAGTTCGTCGCCGTTCTCCAGCCCCACGGCGCGGCAGATTTCATCCAAGGCGGTCTGGGCCGAGATCAACTCCCGGAGCTGGTCGTCGTCGATCTCCGGGGTGGGGGTCAACCTGGCCGCCAGGGTGGCGAGCAGCTCTTCCCCGTCGATGGTCTCCTGTCCCTGGTCGTAGCCGAGCAGGTCGGCGATTTTTTCGAGCATCTCGGACTCCACCTGCACCGCCGCGACAGCCGGAACCCCCAAGCACTCGAGAATCTCGCCCGTTTTCCCCGTGCGCTTGATCGCCTCGGCCACGATGGCGGTCTTGTTGCGCACGTTGCTGTGGATGGTCGAGCACCCCGAGCACATCAGCATATCGTAGTTTTTTCCCGACGCCCTGTTGGACTTGCAACTCTCGCAGATGCCTGTTCTTGCCATTGTTCGCTCCTCGATACATGGTTGATTGTTTGTCTTCGGGGCCTCTATCGGCTCCCGTAGCTGGACCAACGACAACCCGGCCACCGTCCCACCGGCGGACTTGGGTTGCCTCGCGGTTGGCGAGGACAGGCGCTTGAGCTCGGCCTCGCTGTAAAATCGCACCTCCTTGGGTATCCGCTTGCCCTGGCAGGTCTCGCACCGGTTGTAGGCGGTGCGGTTTTCCGCCGCGCGCTTGTTGTAGCCCCATCGCAGCCCCTTTTCCCTTCGGTCACGGCAGGCCGCCTCGAACGCGGACCTGGAAATCTTCAGTGGCCGGCCATTGGTCAATGGGCAGGTCGACCCGGCGGCAATCTTGGCCAGGGCGGCGGAGCACCTGGGCTTGTCGATCCTCGCCGTCCCCTTGCCCATCACGGCACCAACAGCGGCAGGACGGGGAAGCCATCCCGGGCGGAGAGCCTGGCCAGCAGGACGGCGTTCGCCTCGCGGGCACGGATCAGATCGGCTGTCGCGCGGTTGGCGCGTTCCACCTGCTCGGCGTAGAGGCGGGCCGAGGTGTCGGCGCAGGCCTGGGCGCGATCGAGGCGGCGCTGCATGACGCGGACGACGGCATTGCCGTCGATGTTCTCAATCATCGTGGACATGGGTTTCCTCCTGGTTGTTTTTTTCAAGGATGACTTCGAATTCAATATCGCGCGCGAAAATGGCCACCCGCTCCTCGATGGAGGCGACGATGGTGTCGATCAATTCGCGGGATCGTCGCTGGTCGCCCTCGACCAGGGCGATCCAGTCGTTTGCCCCCATCTGCACCATGGCCTTGAGATGTGAGAGCATGGCCACGGCCCGGCCGATGATCATCAACTCGACCTCGTCGCGGGGCACGACCTCGCCCAGGCGGACGGCCAGTTCGTGCTGCTCGCGCTTGAGGCGGACCTTTTCGCGCTCCAGCTCGGTGGTGGCCTTTTCCTCGGCCATGCGCGAGAGGGTGTCGTTGACCTTTTCGCCGGTCTCGGATGACTTGCAGTGGATGGCCGCGTAGCGGTCGACATCGCGGCGGAGGTATTTGCCCTCCCTGAACGGCAGCCGGCCCTGTTTGCAGTGCTCGTAGAACTGGGAGCGGCCGATCTTCCAGCCCGAGTCGCGCAGATATTCCCAGGCGGCGAGCTTGTGGGGGAAGTGGTCGTCTTCCTCCTTGGCCGGGGAGGTGTCGAGGTAGCGGGCGACCAGGCCACCGACGTATTCGGCCTGGGCGGTTTCGGCCTCGCTGTAGTTTTTGCGGTTTGTGGGCGTCGACTCATCGTTCAACGCGATCATGGCCCGCTTGACATCGTTGGTGAGCAGGGTGGCCTTGCGCAGCTCGGCGGTGGTGGCTCCGGCGGTGCGGAGGGCCTCGATGGTGGTGTTGTCTTGCAGGTCCATGGAGGCCCTCACTTATCAGCTCCGTTTGGGTTTGCGTTTACTGGCGGCGGTACTGCCTTTTCGCCAGTCGGAGAGGCGGGACTTTTTGTTGGTTCCGGTAGAGTTTGCCATAGGATGTCACCTCGTTTGGATTTGGGGTTGGCGGAGAAGTCCGCCAGGATGCGGTTGATCCAGGCGGCGTTGAACTCGTAGAGCGGGGCAGAGGCATCGACCATCACCTGCTCGACATTGCGCGAGCTGCGCAGGTTGGCCGACCCGTGCAAAACCAGGGAGCGGCCGCAATCGGTGCGGATGCAAGTTGTTTTGGTGTGGATGCCGGCGGCGGCAAATAAAAAGTCCTGATCCTGGCCGAGGGTTGATTCGATGTAGGGCACCCCGCCGGCCGGGCGGCGCTCGTGGGCATACCAAAAATCCGAGACCACCAGGCCGAGGCGGCGGACGTAGCCGCCGGTCTGGAGGTTGCGGAGGCTGTCGACATTTTCTTTGGATAGGCTGAGAGTGGCCACGAGCAGCTCCTCGGCGTACCAATTGCGATCGACCATCAAAGCCTCGATCAAATCGCCAAAAATAAAATTGCCGGAGACCAGGGCAAAGACGGCCTCACCCTCGGCAAGATTTGGCAGGGCGGCGACCATATCAGCGGCGCGCTCATAGCGGACCAGCTGGGGCTCAGGCCGTGGATAGCGGCGGATGCGGACGGTTTCGGTCTGCAGGGCGTCGCTGATGTCGGCGTGGATGAGATCAAAACCGGGGATTTCCTGGTCGAGGTCGAAATCGAGCAGGTCGTCGGCGAGGTCGAGGGGGTTCATTGCACACCCTCCCGTGTCATTTCCCGGAAAATGTCGCTTATATGCGACACGTTCCCGCCCAGCTCCTCCAAGGCGCTGTGGAGGCCGCCGACGGTGTATCCGGAAAGCAGTTCAGGCGGCAGGTAATCGCATCCTGGGCACACCTCCATTTCGCGCATGGAGTGGAGGCCACCAAGAACAATGGCAATGGAAGAGATGGCACTGCCCAGGGCGGCCAAACGGCGGGCACGGTAGTCGACTTCCTCACGCAGGGCCTCATGGTGGGTGGTGAGTGGTTGCATCTCACACCTCACGCAGGCGCAGGCCGTAGATGGTGGCCACGCCTGATGGTTTGCGGCGGATATAGCCCTCATCGTGCAGCCAGGAAGAGAGCGCCTTTTTGCTAGGGATGTGGGCGTCATCGGCATTGGCCGAGCACCAGCCAAGGAACGCGGCGTAGACCAGGGCAAAGCGTACCTGCCCGGTGATGTCGCGGCGGATCATGGCAGCAGCGAAGCGGTCGAACAGATCCTGCTGACTGGCCTTGTTGACCATGGCAGCCGGCTGTGGCATGAGATCGTCTACTGGCAGGCCCGAGACCCGGTTGAGCATCCGCAGGTTGGCCGCGGTCGGGTTGAGCACGATCTTGGTGAGATCCATGGTGTAGCGGATATCGAGCCCGGAGTCGGACAGCGGCCCGCGATGGTGGAAGATGTCAGAGCGGCGGCCGCCATTGCCGGGGATGGTGTAGCTGCCGGTCTTGCGGATGGTGGGCAGGACCTCGGCGGTGACCCACTTGCGGAATTTTTTAATTAGGGCTTTGCGGCGATCAATTTCATCCTGGGGAAGTTTGCCGGTGGCTTTGTCAGGCTGCATCCAAAACAACAGGCTGTACAGACCAGATTCATTGACAATGGTCATTTGCTGACCACCACCCTGCGTACCTATTTGTGACACACCCTTTTCATCGTCGTCGAGTCGAGAAACAGATCGTCGATAGTTGGTATCACCAAAATATTCACATACGTCTTTGGCGACGAACCAGGGGTTACCGTCGATAGTGAGGGCTCGGACTTCGTGGGATTCGAAATAAAACTGAACTACTGAAGAATGATTTTGCATAGCTTGGCTCCTATTGAGAATGGATAAACCACCCAATGCGCTGTCAAACGCAAAAAGGGCGGCGATATGCGGGTTGACAGACCGGTAATAGGCAACCGGCAGGCGCGAGGCCTCCCGCACATCACCGCCCAAGGAGAAGCAATGCTGTGCAATGGACGCAAAAAAACCGCCGAACTGAGAGAGGTGGCGGTGCGTCCGCCTATTATCCGGGCTGTCAAACCCGGTCAAGGATTTTGCCTTGACGCTCTCTGTATAAACCAGAACTGATGATGTTTCAACGATTTTTTGCATGTTTATCACCAAACAAACTCAAAAACGTTTAGTTGTCGCTGCTTCATCATTCGTCGCACAACGTGTTTCGGCATATCATCTGGATAAAGCTCTTCCCGAGAAAACCGATCATCCAGTTGCGCTACTCGCCAATAATCCTTGAATCCTGCTGAGTGTTCGGGTTGTTTTGCATCCATTTCGAGCAACTTTTCCCACAGTTCAGGGCGGTGTTTTCGCAGCAACCGCAGATCCTTTAGCGATTGCAACGGGCAGCACCAGCAGGATACCCGTTTAAAAATGTCGTACAGACCTCCCCAGGTGTAGCCAAGTTTCCGGCAGTATGCGAGCGCCTGTTCTTCGGTGACTCCGTATTCAATTAGCGGGTAGCGTTGTGGCCCAGGTCTTACGCGGTGTTTTTCGTCTGCTGCGTAGCCAATGCATGGCACGCAATTCGGCACTGTCTTTTGATACTTCATGATGCATCCGACTTTTTCCCTGGTACACCAACGGCGAAACGGAGACGGCCATCCGTTTCCTAGGCGATGTATTTTGCCTTTATTTGGGCCTTTTTTTGCGACTATTTCGCGCTCAAACAACCAGTAATCAAATCCTTGAGGATGAGTGAGCCGCACTACCTCAATCCCAGTTTTCAGCTCAACCAAATCAATATAATCGTGCATCTCTGGAAACTCCCACCCTGTATCGAAAAAGACTGCAGAGTGGATTTCCTCACCACGCTCCAGCATCATGTGGAGCATGGCGGTTGAGTCTTTTCCTCCAGATAGGGAGACGACGTTGCTTCCTCCACCCGTCCCACTCATGCCATCACCTCACCCCGGCGAACATATGCCCCGGGAAAGACCAGTTTGGCATCAATAGCCGCCTGCACCGCCTGGGCGCGGGCGTCGGGCTCCAGACCAACCAGGGCAGCCTGGAGGCGGAGCAGTTCATTTTCGGAAAAGACCACCAGCCCCTCAGCGGTGAGCTGCTCCCATAGGGATTGGTCGCTCACCACATGGATCTCCTGGCCATCCTGGAGGGTGAGGATGCGATGTTGTGTGGTGCTTTCGGTTGGTTGGGCTGGTTGCAGGTCCTCAACCGGTGGGCGGCGCGGCGCTTCTCCCACCCTACAGCCGTCGGCGGTCGCCGGCGCAACTGTCAAGGATTCCTTGACAGTTGGGGCGGTCGCCTTGATATGGAACCTGGGCGGCAGACCTGCCAACACCCAGGCGCGGAGATCGACCCCGGCGGCATAGGCGTCGCCTGGATCTTTGCCGCCGATCACCGGCACCCGCTCGGCATGGCGGTACTGGTTGAGCCACCAAATCGAGCCTTGAGCCCCGGCCGATTCGGTGCGGCCGGTGGTCGGGTTGACCCTTGGGGCGTCGGAATCGAGACAAATGGAGAGGTGGACCGCCTGAGAGAGGACCGCGTGACATGCCTCGGTCGGCTTGGCACTGGCATTGCCCATGGCCACCACACCCACCAGATCGCCGGCGGCTCCATCGACCACCAGGGCGTCGAGCTCGGACTCGACGATGACATAGGCGGTCCGGCCGGTCTCGGAAAGGAGCGGCTCGCGGCCCGATCCGGGGACGACGTAGTATTTCAGTTCGCCCTTGGCGACGTTGGGGCGGCGGATGCGGAGCCGTGCGACCTGGCCGCCGATCCACAGCGGAATCACCAACCCCTGCGGCAGCCACAGTTTTTTGGGCTTGCCGTCGGCTTTTCGGACCGTTTCCAGGCCCCAGGCCTCGCGGGTACGGAAGGCGTCGGTCGGGTTCCAGCCCAGGCCATACTTGGTGATCATCGCCATGGTGACACCCCGTTTCTCCAGCCAGGCAAGCTGGTCGGCGTTTGCGAAAAGCTGCTCGTGACACCAATTGGCCATTTTAGCGGCGTGTTCGGCCCACAGTTGCAAAACCGGCGTTGAACGTGCTGGGGTATACCCTGCACCTGTTTTTTGCGTCTGGCGGCTTGCTGGCGCGTCCTGCGGGGTGTATGTGCGGGCATCCACTCCGGCACGGGCGCAGGCGTCGCGATAGCTGAGGTTGTCCCGCCAGCGGTAGAACTCGATCAAATCGCCGTGTTTGCCGCAGCCACGGCACCAGAACGTCCCGCCCTGGCCCTGCTCCGGCCAGATATGGAAGCGATCCCGCCCGCCGCAGACCGGGCACGGCCCATGCCACTCCGGCCCGCGCTGGGTGGCGTTGCCGGCTTTCATAAAATCCTGTCCAGAGATCAGCGAGAGCATGGGGTGGCTTATCCTTGGTGTCTGTTTTGAGAGACTGCGTTGTCCATTATGATCCGGAAAAAAGGAAAAAATCCTAATCTTGTAATCATTTTATATAGTTGTTGTCGAATTATTATATTCCTTATATTTTCGCGTAAAAAAAATAAAAAGAGAAAGAGGAAATTGAAAAACACACGCGCGCGCGGAAAAACCAGGGAAAATGGGAATATCGACCACATTTACCTGAAATCATTACAAGATTAGGGTGTATTACGGTGTTTTTGCCTGTTGGGTGATCTTGCCCCGCCCCACGATTGATCCTGGCCAGGGAAAAAATGGTGCTCATACTGCCCCCTCGCGAACACGAAGGCGGATTCCGTGTACATGCGCAATCCCGCACGGTTTGGAGCGGCGGAACCCGTGTTTTTCCAGCCATGCAGAGACGGCTTTTTTGCTGGGGCGGTACTTGTCGGACTCTGAAATGTTGTCCGCGTAC contains:
- a CDS encoding 3'-phosphoadenosine 5'-phosphosulfate sulfotransferase (PAPS reductase)/FAD synthetase, with translation MSGTGGGSNVVSLSGGKDSTAMLHMMLERGEEIHSAVFFDTGWEFPEMHDYIDLVELKTGIEVVRLTHPQGFDYWLFEREIVAKKGPNKGKIHRLGNGWPSPFRRWCTREKVGCIMKYQKTVPNCVPCIGYAADEKHRVRPGPQRYPLIEYGVTEEQALAYCRKLGYTWGGLYDIFKRVSCWCCPLQSLKDLRLLRKHRPELWEKLLEMDAKQPEHSAGFKDYWRVAQLDDRFSREELYPDDMPKHVVRRMMKQRQLNVFEFVW